A genome region from Rhinopithecus roxellana isolate Shanxi Qingling chromosome 10, ASM756505v1, whole genome shotgun sequence includes the following:
- the WSB2 gene encoding WD repeat and SOCS box-containing protein 2 isoform X2 produces the protein MEAGEEPLLLAELKPGRPHQFDWKSSCETWSVAFSPDGSWFAWSQGHCIVKLIPWPLEEQFIPKGFEAKSRSSKNETKGRGSPKEKTLDCGQIVWGLAFSPWPSPPSRKLWARHHPQVPDVSCLVLATGLNDGQIKIWEVQTGLLLLNLSGHQDVVRDLSFTPSGSLILVSASRDKTLRIWDLNKHGKQIQVLSGHLQWVYCCSISPDCSMLCSAAGEKSVFLWSMRSYTLIRKLEGHQSSVVSCDFSPDSALLVTASYDTNVIMWDPYTGERLRSLHHTQVDPAMDDSDVHISSLRSVCFSPEGLYLATVADDRLLRIWALELKTPIAFAPMTNGLCCTFFPHGGVIATGTRDGHVQFWTAPRVLSSLKHLCRKALRSFLTTYQVLALPIPKKMKEFLTYRTF, from the exons AGGAACCGCTGCTGCTGGCCGAACTCAAGCCCGGGCGCCCCCACCAGTTTGATTGGAAGTCCAGCTGTGAAACCTGGAGCGTCGCCTTCTCCCCAGATGGCTCCTGGTTTGCTTGGTCTCAAGGACACTGCATCGTCAAACTGATCCCCTGGCCACTGGAGGAGCAGTT CATCCCTAAAGGGTTTGAAGCCAAAAGCCGCAGTAGCAAAAATGAGACGAAAGGGCGGGGCAGCCCAAAAGAGAAGACGCTGGACTGTGGTCAGATTGTCTGGGGGCTGGCCTTCAGCCCGTGGCCTTCCCCACCCAGCAGGAAGCTCTGGGCACGCCACCACCCCCAGGTGCCCGATGTCTCTTGCCTGGTTCTTGCTACGGGACTCAACGATGGGCAGATCAAGATCTGGGAGGTGCAGACAG GGCTCCTGCTTTTGAATCTTTCCGGCCACCAAGATGTCGTGAGAGATCTGAGCTTCACACCCAGTGGCAGTTTGATTTTGGTCTCCGCGTCACGGGATAAGACTCTTCGCATCTGGGACCTGAATAAACACG GTAAACAGATTCAAGTGTTATCGGGCCACCTGCAGTGGGTTTACTGCTGTTCCATCTCCCCAGACTGCAGCATGCTGTGCTCTGCAGCTGGAGAGAAGTCG GTCTTTCTATGGAGCATGAGGTCCTACACGTTAATTCGGAAGCTAGAGGGCCATCAAAGCAGTGTTGTCTCTTGTGACTTCTCCCCCGACTCTGCCCTGCTTGTCACGGCTTCTTACGATACCAATGTGATTATGTGGGACCCCTACACCGGCGAAAGGCTGAGGTCACTCCA cCACACCCAGGTTGACCCCGCCATGGATGACAGTGATGTCCACATTAGCTCACTGAGATCTGTGTGCTTCTCTCCAGAAGGCTTGTACCTTGCCACTGTGGCAGATGACAG ACTCCTCAGGATCTGGGCCCTGGAACTGAAAACTCCCATTGCATTTGCTCCTATGACCAATGGTCTTTGCTGCACATTTTTTCCACATGGTGGAGTCATTGCCACAGG GACAAGAGATGGCCACGTCCAGTTCTGGACAGCTCCTAGGGTGCTGTCCTCACTGAAGCACTTATGCCGGAAAGCCCTTCGAAGTTTCCTAACAACTTACCAAGTCCTAGCACTGCCAATCCCCAAGAAAATGAAAGAGTTCCTCACATACAGGACTTTTTAA
- the RFC5 gene encoding replication factor C subunit 5 yields the protein METSALKQQEQPVAAKIRNLPWVEKYRPQTLNDLISHQDILSTIQKFISEDRLPHLLLYGPPGTGKTSTILACAKQLYKDKEFGSMVLELNASDDRGIDIVRGPILSFASTRTIFKKGFKLVILDEADAMTQDAQNALRRVIEKFTENTRFCLICNYLSKIIPALQSRCTRFRFGPLTPELMVPRLEHVVEEEKVDISEDGMKALVTLSSGDMRRALNILQSTNMAFGKVTEETVYTCTGHPLKSDIANILDWMLNQDFTTAYRNITELKTLKGLALHDILTEIHLFVHRVDFPSSVRIHLLTKMADIEYRLSVGTNEKIQLSSLIAAFQVTRDLIVAEA from the exons ATGGAGACCTCAGCGCTCAAGCAGCAGGAGCAGCCCGTGGCGGCCAAGATCAGGAACCTGCCCTG GGTTGAAAAATACCGGCCACAGACCCTGAATGATCTCATTTCTCATCAGGACATTCTGAGTACCA TTCAGAAGTTTATCAGTGAAGACCGACTGCCACACTTGCTTCTCTATGGTCCCCCAGGGACAGGCAAGACATCTACCATCCTAGCCTGTGCGAAACAGCTGTATAAAGACAAAGAATTTGGCTCCATGGTCTTGGAG CTGAACGCTTCAGATGACCGAGGAATAGACATCGTTCGAGGACCAATCCTGAGCTTTGCTAGCACAAGGACAATATTTAA GAAAGGCTTTAAGCTAGTGATCTTGGATGAAGCAGACGCCATGACTCAGGACGCCCAGAATGCCTTGAGAAGAG TAATCGAGAAATTCACAGAGAATACCAGATTCTGCCTCATCTGTAACTATCTGTCAAAGATCATCCCTGCCTTGCAGTCCCGCTGCACGAGGTTTCGGTTCGGTCCCCTGACTCCTGAACTCATGGTTCCCCGCCTGGAACATGTCGTGGAAGAAGAGAA aGTTGATATAAGTGAAGATGGAATGAAAGCACTAGTCACTCTTTCCAGCGGAGACATGCGCAGGGCTCTGAACATTTTGCAG AGCACCAATATGGCCTTTGGGAAGGTGACAGAGGAGACTGTCTACACCTGCACCGGGCACCCACTCAAGTCAGATATCGCCAACATCCTGGACTGGATGTTGAATCAAGATTTCACCACAGCCTACAGAA ATATTACAGAGTTGAAAACTCTGAAGGGGTTGGCACTGCATGATATCCTGACAGAGATACACTTGTTTGTGCATAGAG TTGACTTTCCATCTTCAGTTCGAATACATTTATTGACCAAAATGGCAGATATTGA GTACAGGCTTTCTGTTGGCACCAATGAGAAGATCCAGCTGAGCTCCCTCATTGCTGCATTTCAAGTCACCAGAGACCTGATTGTTGCAGAGGCCTAG
- the WSB2 gene encoding WD repeat and SOCS box-containing protein 2 isoform X1 — MLSPAPEEPLLLAELKPGRPHQFDWKSSCETWSVAFSPDGSWFAWSQGHCIVKLIPWPLEEQFIPKGFEAKSRSSKNETKGRGSPKEKTLDCGQIVWGLAFSPWPSPPSRKLWARHHPQVPDVSCLVLATGLNDGQIKIWEVQTGLLLLNLSGHQDVVRDLSFTPSGSLILVSASRDKTLRIWDLNKHGKQIQVLSGHLQWVYCCSISPDCSMLCSAAGEKSVFLWSMRSYTLIRKLEGHQSSVVSCDFSPDSALLVTASYDTNVIMWDPYTGERLRSLHHTQVDPAMDDSDVHISSLRSVCFSPEGLYLATVADDRLLRIWALELKTPIAFAPMTNGLCCTFFPHGGVIATGTRDGHVQFWTAPRVLSSLKHLCRKALRSFLTTYQVLALPIPKKMKEFLTYRTF; from the exons ATGTTGTCTCCTGCCCCAGAGGAACCGCTGCTGCTGGCCGAACTCAAGCCCGGGCGCCCCCACCAGTTTGATTGGAAGTCCAGCTGTGAAACCTGGAGCGTCGCCTTCTCCCCAGATGGCTCCTGGTTTGCTTGGTCTCAAGGACACTGCATCGTCAAACTGATCCCCTGGCCACTGGAGGAGCAGTT CATCCCTAAAGGGTTTGAAGCCAAAAGCCGCAGTAGCAAAAATGAGACGAAAGGGCGGGGCAGCCCAAAAGAGAAGACGCTGGACTGTGGTCAGATTGTCTGGGGGCTGGCCTTCAGCCCGTGGCCTTCCCCACCCAGCAGGAAGCTCTGGGCACGCCACCACCCCCAGGTGCCCGATGTCTCTTGCCTGGTTCTTGCTACGGGACTCAACGATGGGCAGATCAAGATCTGGGAGGTGCAGACAG GGCTCCTGCTTTTGAATCTTTCCGGCCACCAAGATGTCGTGAGAGATCTGAGCTTCACACCCAGTGGCAGTTTGATTTTGGTCTCCGCGTCACGGGATAAGACTCTTCGCATCTGGGACCTGAATAAACACG GTAAACAGATTCAAGTGTTATCGGGCCACCTGCAGTGGGTTTACTGCTGTTCCATCTCCCCAGACTGCAGCATGCTGTGCTCTGCAGCTGGAGAGAAGTCG GTCTTTCTATGGAGCATGAGGTCCTACACGTTAATTCGGAAGCTAGAGGGCCATCAAAGCAGTGTTGTCTCTTGTGACTTCTCCCCCGACTCTGCCCTGCTTGTCACGGCTTCTTACGATACCAATGTGATTATGTGGGACCCCTACACCGGCGAAAGGCTGAGGTCACTCCA cCACACCCAGGTTGACCCCGCCATGGATGACAGTGATGTCCACATTAGCTCACTGAGATCTGTGTGCTTCTCTCCAGAAGGCTTGTACCTTGCCACTGTGGCAGATGACAG ACTCCTCAGGATCTGGGCCCTGGAACTGAAAACTCCCATTGCATTTGCTCCTATGACCAATGGTCTTTGCTGCACATTTTTTCCACATGGTGGAGTCATTGCCACAGG GACAAGAGATGGCCACGTCCAGTTCTGGACAGCTCCTAGGGTGCTGTCCTCACTGAAGCACTTATGCCGGAAAGCCCTTCGAAGTTTCCTAACAACTTACCAAGTCCTAGCACTGCCAATCCCCAAGAAAATGAAAGAGTTCCTCACATACAGGACTTTTTAA